GTTCGTCGGCATCGGCATGCTCACCGGCTACACGCTCGGTGCGATCGCGAAAACAGCGCTGTACGTCTTCGCCCGCTTGGGAACGATGCCTGGAGAGTTCGATGAGCTTGCACTCGCCGAGGATCCCGATCCATCGTAAACCGGGAGGGACTGACATCCGTCCGCTACAGCCAGTCGAAGAGCGGTTTAAGTGGTGACAATGCGCCCCGAATCGCGAGTATGACGGCTCCGATCCCAAGCGTCGACGCGTACTCTCTGAACGCTGATTCGAGCGCCTGCTGCTCGTCTGACGTGCCGAAAAACAGCATTGTTGGTTCAGTAGCTGGGCCGTAGACGGGCATTTCGCGTCCTTTTTCGGAGTAGACTGTCTCGTGGTGTTCGATCAGGTTGGCGTCAAGCAACTTCTCGAGATGGTAACCGACTGTCTGGACTGACACATCGAGTTCGGCCGCGAGTTCCGCTGCGGCCATCGGTTCCTGGTTCAGCGCACGAAATGCCGTCTGCGCGGTTTCAGACTGGAGAGCACCGAGAACTTCATCTGCGTATTCATCATCGAGACAGATGACCCGTGGTGTCTCGCTTCGTTTGACCGCTGCGTCGGAATCCTGTGAAAAAAGTCGCCCCATTGTTAGCATCTATACATACGTAGTTCGCAATAAAGTAATACTGATAACGAAGAATCAGTTCGAGGTTTCCATCGAATTTAAGATCGCAGTCGGTGCCGGGTTACAAGGTTGTCGTTCTGGAAACTGAAGCAGAAGTAGAGTTCCCCGGCTCAGAGCAACAAATCCACCGGTGGGACGTTTGCGTCGATGATGATCTCCTTCGGCATCCCGACGACATGGTCATCCAGGCGACTGAGCCAGTGGTTCTTGAATCGCCGAATGAGTACTTCATCCAAGACCAGCCGGACTTCGTCTTGGACTTCGAGGCGTTCAAGAAGTTTCTCGTTGAGGATGGCCGTGAAAAGGATGCTAAGTATCGTTTGACGCTCGCGTCCGTGAACCAATCGTCAAAGATGGCGATGTTGTTGGTGTTCGGTATAACAGCGATCGGCTCTGGTGAATCGCCAGACAGCACGGACACGAGGGAAGTGGGATAAAAATCTGGTTCCACGGCCCGAACATCGCCGACATCGATATCTACGAAACCCGCCCACAGTAGCGGTTCGCCACCGAAAAATACACTAGTTTGTCACCCTTAATTACCACCGATGAGCTCCGAACTCATTTCCAAAGAGAAATCAATCAAAATTACGATTTTCTCGTCGATCATGGTTCTGTGCTTTCTCTTTTTCCCCATCTGGCCAGTAGCAAGAGCGTGAACCTGGCCAATCCGTACTATGCCACCGTGCTCATCGTGCTTCCGCTTGTTATTCTGATCAGCCTCGGCATGCTGATCCGGATCAAGAGACGCAATTAAGTGACGGGCCACAGTGACTGGAGATGACCCGTTCACGCAACGTT
This genomic interval from Haloterrigena sp. KLK7 contains the following:
- a CDS encoding helix-turn-helix domain-containing protein produces the protein MGRLFSQDSDAAVKRSETPRVICLDDEYADEVLGALQSETAQTAFRALNQEPMAAAELAAELDVSVQTVGYHLEKLLDANLIEHHETVYSEKGREMPVYGPATEPTMLFFGTSDEQQALESAFREYASTLGIGAVILAIRGALSPLKPLFDWL